Proteins from a genomic interval of Actinoalloteichus hymeniacidonis:
- a CDS encoding 3-hydroxyacyl-ACP dehydratase FabZ family protein, translating into MPADDTAMVAPADPAAPVPGRSMGFTEIKNWLRHRHPMLYLDRVLDYEPGVRLVSRLSASGQLDAIAGHFPERAIYPASHLSQAFAQSGIILFQLSTSPLAEDELTLVGAMNSRYFRIIAPGDTVTITVTVDRLIDNTFFFSGRAAVDSTPVAAFRANLVRRKAADLGPQWW; encoded by the coding sequence CATGGTTGCCCCGGCCGACCCCGCCGCGCCCGTTCCGGGCCGGTCGATGGGCTTCACCGAGATCAAGAACTGGCTGCGGCACCGGCACCCGATGCTCTACCTCGACCGCGTGCTCGACTACGAACCCGGTGTCCGGCTGGTCAGCCGACTCTCGGCGTCGGGACAGCTGGACGCGATCGCCGGACACTTCCCGGAACGCGCGATCTACCCCGCCAGCCACCTGAGCCAGGCGTTCGCGCAGTCCGGGATCATCCTGTTCCAGCTCAGCACCTCGCCGCTGGCCGAGGACGAGCTCACGCTGGTCGGCGCGATGAACTCGCGGTACTTCCGGATCATCGCGCCAGGCGACACGGTGACGATCACGGTCACGGTCGACCGGCTCATCGACAACACCTTCTTCTTCTCCGGTCGGGCGGCCGTCGATTCGACGCCGGTCGCGGCCTTCCGTGCCAACCTCGTCCGGCGCAAGGCAGCCGACCTGGGGCCGCAGTGGTGGTGA